The DNA window AGGGACTGCATTTTACCCTAAACAGCGACTTAAAATGAATTCCAGTGTCACACTGTTACTGCCCTACCTTACTGTAAGAAAATAACTGTTTGAATATTGCATTACTATGTTTCAAACTCCAGCTAAGGCAAAGGTTGTAACATCAACCTCTGATGAGGCAGAAtttctttttgcacatttaaaatttttttgccTGACTATCAGAACTCTGAGATACAGTAAATGTGGTACACTGCCACGAAATGAATGTAAAAACTAAGCAAACATTACAGAAATGTTAACTTTGTGCTATAAAGACATTCTCTGCTCAGATAAAAATTCACTCACCTCGACATGCTGAACCCTTAAGGTTCCTGATCTAGAATGAGAGCAGGATCTACTTTTGGATTAATTAAGCAAATTGTTATTCAGCCACTTGGGGAGCCCCTAAACTGAAACTTTAAGCCCAAGATGGTCAAGTAATCATGAAGtatggaaaaggaaaaacatagGACATGTATAAGTCACGTACAAAAAGTCACGTATAAGAAAGTGAGCAAACAGCATGCATACTTTAAATACATGACAGGATTTAATGTTTTACTAAATGTGGTTTCTTTGCATTTGGACCcacacaaaatgtatttttagctACTCCAACATACCGCACACAAGATTCTCACAACTGGACTGAATATGTTGTGTGAAAGGCCCATCAGAAGAAGGTTTGGTTGTATTTTGTTTCATGCCTATCGTTGGCTGGAAAGTGTTTGGATGACCCATATAACCTGTTTAatctaacatttaaaacagctgAATCTCTAGATGTGCTTCTCCAGCTGGTAAAAATATGTGCATATTGAAAATTATGTGCACCTGCATATTATATCAAATGTAATGGAAcataaaccaaaaaacattaacacaaCCAACGTATCACTTTGTTCCTGTCTGTCCCTTTCAGTGTTCAATACTCACAATACTGTAGGTGTGGGTTATGGAGGTAAAGCCTCGTTGGATCATCCATGTTCTGGAACTTCCTGCTGATATTTGTGACCATGCCACAAATGTGGCGAAGATCTGGGGATCTTTGTCTGTTTCCtcaagaaaggaaaaacattattaaGGAAACAGAATCCTTTGCAGCGAGGCAGTCTTTATTGTCCTGCTGGTTGAGGAAGCAGCCGTCTGAGTGGGTTATCATGATGCGTGGAATCTGTCAGCATTTAAAGTTTGTCACATCCCAAAGATTTCTGCTGCTCtacatttaaatgacaaaaatcaacAGACATAGCTCTCAATGTTGTAGTAATATGGTGCAACCCGTCTGTTGTTCTAAATCATTATCTTAGTCATCAAAAACGCTGGGTATGTGCATGTGTCCCCACCTTGGAGTTGTCTCAACCCGCCTGCCATTATCTTCACCCAACATTTGTCTGTTTGACATTGTTTACGGTGgttctgtaaataatgaccTGCAGATGAACAGCTGTTTTTTCACAGTTAGACTTTATCGCCTCATCAGGCTCCCTCTCAGAAAGATGGGCTGACAGTGAGGGAGGAACGAAGACCTGAGGTTTTCTGTCTGGACCAAAAAACGCAGAGTTTGACCTTATAAGATTGATCTAATGTGGTTCGTATAACTTCTTCAAATCATAAGTTTAAGCAATTAATAGTTACTCATCCTTTGCAAAACCATTATTATCCCTTGATTGAAATCACAAActtgcattttgtttattgGGACTTTATGCAATAAAgttgtgaaatggaagaaatgtaTAAAGAATACCTTTGGCTGCAAATACAGTTGTGAAATGTGACAGCTCCGTCTCGAAGACAGCTCTCGGTCCACCCACGacttttgcacagctgaatggttgacacgggagattaaatgatttctcaaatacgcataaaagaatcaagatAACACTCTAGGTATGTTTTTTATGAGGGAAAAGGCATTATAGCATAATGTAAAGCTAAaatatgtcttcttttttttttagttttgctgtaaaagaaatttgtgtccacttcacagttatgcattactttgtgtggtcataaaatcccaataaatacaTCAAGATATACTAAACATAATTGTTCAggatatatatacatatattatcGTTAATTTCTGCACTTTCTAACTAACTGTAAATTCTTGCAAACAATTAAAACTTGCACCTGAACTGAAAGCCAGACTACTTTACCTCCGTAGGCCTTCTCCTGGGGGTAATATTTAGCTGTTTAGCATCAGAATACTCCAGATTCTTAGTTGGCTGCCAACTTGGTGCTGAATTACTGAGTCTGCTGGAAAAGAGGCTGATGAGAGTGGTGAAAGAGCAGAAAAACTGTAACGATGTGGgctgtaaaaccaaaacaattagCTATAATGAGCTATAAAGCTCTATAGCGCTGAGGAAAGCCACAGAGTTTGTATATAATTAATCTCTTCTGCTTTGACGGCTTCTGTTCGTCAGCCTTTAGGATAAGACAATGCTCATTAAgagatctaaaacatttagttgccttctttttttgtgtttgtaagtGATATTAGGCTTGACCTCTTGGAAGTACTCAAAGCCAAAGCTGTTCCCATTTAAACAAAGCTGTATTAGAGAGGTTATCTCAGGGCCAGCCTTCAAGATCCTGAGTAGGAAGAATGCATGACGTGagcccagcagcagcagtatcATTCTGCTGATATGCTGCTGACAACTGCCAGCACTGCCCTGTGAAGTGAATCATGAAGTGCTGCCACTGCCATCAAATCATGTGGGGGGTCAAAGGTCGTactgtgatagatcaacacccTTCCTGGATTAGAAATGAAAGCCAAATTGTAGAAGAGGTGGTGTATGAGAAAATCCCCTCTGCCGATGCCTGAAGCCAAATGACACTGAACAGCTGTTACAGATTTACTTCTTGAGGCAAGCTTTCTTATTCACACAGAAGTCTTTACTGTACGATTCAGCAGCTCCCTGAGTCACTTTTCTAAATTCTCTCTTCCCAAATTTTCTAAATTCTCTCTTCCCGACCCCCTCTTGTTTAATCTCCCCAGGCTACTAATCTTCATGCTGAAGATTAGCTTGCAGAAGATGACCATCCTTCCCCTCCAGCCACTGTGAGGGCCGAGTTTGTGTCTGCTGGCAGTGCGGTCCTCCCACTCTGTCTCAACCTGGGCTTTAATCCACCCAGCCAGGCCTCAGAAAGTCCTCCCAGCTGCTTACCCAGAGAGGGCGTGAACTTCCCAATGGCATCTGGACAGAATAACAGCTTATTAAATAACTTAATGATTGTTCTGCTCCTGTTCAGTAGATTTGTTCCCACAACATTTATATTGTCACTGTTGTACAATCCATAGTTAGTGTAAAAATCTATCTGTAGTTTACTTTTCTGCCCTCTTGATCAGAAAGTGTAGCTGTGTGTGGAGACGTCTACTGCCATACTCATGCACTTTTTAACATATGATTTCATTTAGGAACTAATACAAGAGTCATTCTTCCATGCAAACAAAGAACAtacatctatttatttgtttcacgtgcaacttttcaaatttgtttggattttttttagattttaaccaTAATCCAATTTCTTCACTCTTTTGCTGCACTGCAAGATCTCACTTTTGGCATGCCACACCCATTCCCCCTGAGTCCCTGGTaggaaataattttggtttctACTTGTGGGGGTGTCCCTTTAATATTGTGCTGCTTGGATGCCAAGTACAGTAACTATGTGTGAGCAGCTCCCTCTTCTGGATTACCAGGATATTATACTGATTTTACACCAATTCTTTTTCTTGTACAGATTAAACATTTACCGGTACTCAGTAGTATCCTATTACTATAGGTCTTCTAGggtcagtgtcctgcaactAAGGACAGAGACACTGAACATAAATGAAACCATTAAGTGGGAGAGAAAAGAACAATTAATTAAAGATGATCTTTTAACACCATAAAAATATCTGGCAACCAACTCTAAAACAGAGGAGTTTTGATTCAGTTTccattcaatttctttttttttctaaacattttcaaacaaacatcacaacTGAAAGGTTTCTCTCCAGAATGGATTGTCACATGCGAGTTCAAATCATGTTTGCAActaaacatttacaaacatcACAGATAAAAGATTATCTCCCCATAGCGAGAGGTGGCACTGATAGACAGAAAACCTGCTTACTTTCACCCTTGGTTAAGACTCCCTCCAACCCTAATGCTAACATCATTTTACATTCTAATGCTAACATCATTTTACATTCTAATGCTAACATCATTTTACATTCAGTTTGAGGAAACATAAGCTTTCTCCTGTTAATCTTGAACCTTAGttcttccttctgctgttgTACTGGGACTCAGTAACTCTTCCATCAGCTAGCAAGCTAGGCTACTAACACAAAAAATAGTTTCACAACTTTATGTTAAGAAGCTTAATCCAGTATCCCCAGAAAGCTGTTCCTAAACCGTTACTGAGATAAAAACGTACAAACCTAATCTGTACAGAAGAACTTTGGGGTTCAAATCTTCCTCCAGTACTTTTCCCCGCTGGTTCTTTTCTAAGCGTTGATAGAGAAACTGGtggttcttcttctgctgtttatttttggcGGTTAGCAAGAAAACTGAAGGTGTGCATTACCGCCGCCTACTGTATGGAGTGTTGTTCATGCTGGTTTCCatttataaaaacagtaaaaaaataaaaataaaaaaacccactaTTAAACAAATTCGCTTTGGAAAAAGTTGAATAATGATATGTATATCTGTGCTCCCTAAGTTCTTTTTCAGTGTATCTAttataattactttttcaaaatcTCTCTTCATATAACATAGCTTCTTTATATTCAAGACATTCTAATATAAcaggttttattgtttcatcTTATGCACAGTGATCACATTCCCCATATTATGCTGACCAGACTATTTTTTATAATACTCTGATACACATTAAAGCCATGAAAGTAAAATACAGCACACAGACGTTTtactttattgaacaaaaaatatctaCAGCAGGCAGGCCTGTCATCTTATGAGAGTTTACATGACCTGAACACATCTGTAGCATGGCTGTATTTTCAGCAATGAAGCAAATTCAGCATATTCAATAAATCTGGCCAAGAAAAGAATTTAACCTAAACATCCAAAttctaaaaatttaattagCAAGTAAACATGCTTCCGCTATACAAATAAAGTATTCTATAGCTATAGGTCCTCCAGAGTCAGTGTCCTGCAACTAAGGACAGAGtgattaaatgtaaatgaaaaccaAGTGGAagagaaatgaacaaataagTAACAATTATCTTTAACACCACAACATATCTGGAGACAAACTCTAAAACAGAGGACTTTTGATTCAGTTTCCACCcagtgtctttttttccttaacattttcaaacaaacatcacaactgaaatatttctttccaAAGGAGATTGTCATGTGTGAGCTCAAATCATGTTTGCGACTACgcatttacaaacaaacatcaCAGATGAAAGATTTCTCTCAtgtgtggattctcatgtgtGAGGTCAAATTACTTTTCTGACTAAACATTTTCGAACAAACATCACAGCTGAAAGGTTTCTCTCCAGTGTGAATTCTTGCGTGTGAGAGCAAATTATGTTTGTGACTAAACACTTTCAAACAAACATCGCAGCTGAAgggtttctctcctgtgtggacTCTCATGTGTGagatcaaattatttttcttactaAACATTTTCGAACAAAAATCACAGCTGAAAAGTTTATCTCCGTTGTGGATTCTCATGTGTAAggtcaaattatttttctgagtAAACATTTTCGAACAGATATCGCATCTGAACGGtttctctccagtgtggatTATCATGTGTGAGGTCAAATAATGTTTGTGGCTGAACACTTTCGAACAAACATCGCAGCTGAAGGGtttctctccagtgtggatTCTCATATGAGAggtcaaattatatttttgactAAACATTTTAGAACAAACATCGCACCTAAAAGGTTTCTCCCCATTGTGGATTCTCATGTGTGAGGTCAAAGTATTTTTCCTACTAAACATTTTCGAACAAACTTCGCAGCTGAAatttttctctcctgtgtggattttcatgtgtgaggtcaaattatttttcttactaaacatttttgaacaaaCATCGCAGCTTAATGGtttctctccagtgtggattctcatgtgtAAGGTCACATGATGTTTGTGACTAAGCACTTTCGAACAAACTTCGCAGCTGAAAGGTTTCTCTCCATTGTGGATTCTCATGTGTAAGGTCAAATGATGTTTGTGACTAAACATTTTTGAGCAAACATCACAGCTAAAAGGTTTCTCTCCATTGTGGATTCTCATGTGTGAggtcaaattatttttcttactaaacatttttgaacaaaCATCGCAGCTGAAAGGtttctctccagtgtggattctcatgtgtGAGTCTAAATTCCTTTTGTAGCCAAATGTGTGTCCACATAACTTACAACAGAACTGGTTTGGTTCTGAGTTTGTTCGCTTGTGTCTTTCTGAGTTCAGATTTCTATTACATGTTTTACCATTGAGACCAGACCTAAACGTCATTTCTACCTGACCTTTCCTCATTGAgtctatgtttttatttgctgtaaaacatttggttttatcCACAGAGACTGAAGAACCTCTGCTTGAAGGGCTCCCCTTCCAGTCATTTCTCCTGTCTTTAGCTTTTGGCCTAGAATCTGGCAACTGCTTCAGTTCTTCAAAGCTTTGATTGTttacatcatcatcattatcaccCTGGTCCTCAGTGACTTCAGTCTCTGAGGAGTTGGAGTAATCTGCACAACCTTGATTTCTAGTGGATCCTGCAGCTCCACAGTGGTCTTCTGGAAATTCTCCATCTTTCATTTGGTGTCGACGaaggtgtgaaaacagaaaagactcTTCATCTTCTTCGCTTACAGCTGGCATGAGGGGCTTTGGACCCTCCAGG is part of the Xiphophorus hellerii strain 12219 chromosome 9, Xiphophorus_hellerii-4.1, whole genome shotgun sequence genome and encodes:
- the LOC116726456 gene encoding zinc finger protein OZF-like encodes the protein MLVVKEDAPEEHSLSFDLEGPKPLMPAVSEEDEESFLFSHLRRHQMKDGEFPEDHCGAAGSTRNQGCADYSNSSETEVTEDQGDNDDDVNNQSFEELKQLPDSRPKAKDRRNDWKGSPSSRGSSVSVDKTKCFTANKNIDSMRKGQVEMTFRSGLNGKTCNRNLNSERHKRTNSEPNQFCCKLCGHTFGYKRNLDSHMRIHTGEKPFSCDVCSKMFSKKNNLTSHMRIHNGEKPFSCDVCSKMFSHKHHLTLHMRIHNGEKPFSCEVCSKVLSHKHHVTLHMRIHTGEKPLSCDVCSKMFSKKNNLTSHMKIHTGEKNFSCEVCSKMFSRKNTLTSHMRIHNGEKPFRCDVCSKMFSQKYNLTSHMRIHTGEKPFSCDVCSKVFSHKHYLTSHMIIHTGEKPFRCDICSKMFTQKNNLTLHMRIHNGDKLFSCDFCSKMFSKKNNLISHMRVHTGEKPFSCDVCLKVFSHKHNLLSHARIHTGEKPFSCDVCSKMFSQKSNLTSHMRIHT